agcaaggatggtgcaGTGACGGCGttatcctcgtggtggacctgtgtccttggGCCTCGTCGTTGCGACGGGATTTGCTCAAGCGCCgcacggagcttgggaggtagtccaggagcggatgcagattgtggtctacaTCGGCGGCATCTGGAAGATGGTGGGTCGTGTGCTGGGTTCGTAGtacgtggatggcaggtatggtttcctcctccgacgtcttagtcgtgtgggggtgccagatctggagttcgatggcgtgtccggggtgttgccgcggtctgattcgttcaatggTAATGATTTCGTCTTTGGCGAGCCACCTTGGAGTTCcgtaaagctgcatatcagcgatggagccgcgtcgagctcgggtgtggaggtgatccgtcatttttttcCTTTGATGACTGCTGTGGTGCCAGAGGCAGGTGAcggacgttggtgtcaagctcagaggttTCTTAAGTCTTGTTTGTAGTTTTACTCTTGCCTGGCGTGCCTTTGTGTAAAGGCTAGCATTCTGCTATTTGTTCAGTTTTGTCAGGTCGGTATGTACGTGACTTGTACAATGTTTTTTAGATATAAATGAGGCACGTATTACCATAAAAAAAGAGAGGTGGATAGACTCGTCGGCGTCATCGCATCAACACGAGCGATATCGCCCAATCGCTACATCCTCCCAAAAATACATTTCCGTGAGTGCGATAGCGTGAATATGCCCGTGCAGATCCCACATTCCGGGGGTCGTTCTCACACACTCCTCGGCATCAACGGATTCGGACATTGTTGCGGGCGACAGAGATTGGGATCACTGATGAGTGGGAGGATATACTGGTGCATGCTGCGGTGCAGGTCCCGATCACGAGACTGTTGAGCGCGGCAAAAATAAACAGCTTGCACGGCATATGCCCTCACATATCCGCCGCCGCCGGGATGCACCCAAGGAGGCGACACCAACCCACCGCCCTCTTTGTTTTCGTCCACGTCGCCGTCGGCTGACACATCGCCTGCGCTACATCGATCGTCGCGATCTCGCTCGCTGGCGACCGTCGCCATCGCCATGGCGGATCGGGTGCCACTATAAATACCGCTGCGTTGCATGCGTTGTTACAGACAAGTTACTGACACTGGAGACATAGCTGGCAGTAGTACGCACGGCCATGGCGACCGAGAACTACGACCCCTGCTACCCGGACCAGCCGGTGGTGCACCGGTACCTGCCCCTGTGGGCCAGGATGCCGGCGTTCGCCGCCAAGCCGGCCTTCGTCTGGGCCGACGACGACGCGGCCACCGGCGCCATGTCATCCACCGCGATCACCTACTCCGAGCTCAATGCTGCGGTGGAGCGCCTGGCGTCCGGGCTCCTCGGCACGCTACGGCGCGGCGACACCGTGCTCGTGCTCGCCTCCCCGGGCCTCCGCCTCGTCAAGCTCCTCTTCGCGTGCCAGCGCGCCGGTCTCACCGCGGTGCCCGTCATCCCGCCCGACCCGTCCAGGCCCGGCCCCGCGCACGCGCAACTCCTGCGCGCCGTGTCTCAGACGAGGCCCAGCGCTGCCGTCGCCGACGCGCGCTACGTCACCGCCGTCGCTTCGTCGAGCCGGCTAGCCGCCGCGCTGAGCGGCCTGCGCTGGCTGTCCGTGGACGGGCTGGACGAAGGTGAAGCTGGTTTGCCGGGCGCCATGGCGGGCCACGCGGGCTGCGGCGCGGGAGACGCGTACCTGGTCCAGTACACGTCCGGCGCGACGGGCGTCCCGAAGCCCGTGGTTGTTACCGCCGGCTCGGCGGCGCACAACgtgcgggcggcgaggcgggcctACGACCTGGGCCCCGGCAGCACGATCGTCTCGTGGCTGCCGCAGTACCACGACTGCGGCCTCATGTTCCTGCTCCTCACGGTAGTCTCCGGCGCCACCTGCGTGCTGGCCTCGCCCGACGCCTTCCTCCGGCGCCCGCGCCTTTGGCTAGAGCTCATCTCCGAGTTCAAGGCGACGTGCACGCCCGTACCGTCATTCACGTTGCCGCTCGTCCTCCGCCGCGGCGGCGGGCGCTCGGCGTCGGCGCACGGACTGCAGCTCGGCAGCCTCCGCAACCTGATCCTGATAAACGAGCCGATCTACAAGGCGTGCGTCGACGAGTTCGTCGCAGAGTTCGGCCGCCACGGGCTGCGCTCCGAGTCGGTCTCTCCGTCGTACGGCCTCGCCGAGAACTGCACGTTCGTGTCCACGGCGTGGCGGAGCACCAGCGGCCGCGTGGACGGCCTCCCGTCGTACAAGAAGCTTCTGCCGTCGGCGAGGCTGCCATCGTCCAGGGCGCACGAGGCGTCGGAGATCGAGATCGTCGTGGTGGATGAGAAGACCGGCGAGCCGGTGAGGGACGGCACGGAGGGGGAGGTCTGGGTGTCCTCGCCGAGCAACGCGTCGGGGTACCTAGGCCACCCGTCGGCGAGCCACGAGGCATTCTGCGGGAGGATGCCGGGGAGGGCGGGGTCGCGCTTCGTGCGCACGGGCGACCGCGGCGTGGTCACCGGACCGGAGCGGTACCTGTATGTCGTCGGCCGTAGCGTCGACGTGGTCGTCTCCGCGCTTGACGGCCACGTGCACGCACACTACGTCGAGACGGCCGCTTTCGGCAGCGCGCCGGACCGCCTGAGGGGTGGCTGCATCGCCGCTTTCACCGCGCCGGCGACAACGTCTTCGAAGGAGCAAATGTGCGTCGTCGCGGAGCTGCAGAAGGGAAGCCGCAGCGATGATCACACGAGTCTCTGCGACGGCATAAGGCGGTCAGTGTGGGAGGCGGAAAGGGTGAGGGTTGGTCGGGTGATGCTTGTCCAGAGCGGTGCGGTGCCGAAGACGACGTCGGGGAAGGTGCGCCGTGGGGCGGCGAGGGAGAAGTTGGTCGCCAGGCGGTATCCGGTGGTTTTTGAGGCCCTGTACGACAACTGTGACGGCGAGGGCTCGACGCGTGCGGTGCGTAACGAAGATGGAGAAATGGAGGAGAGGTGCGCGGCAAGCTGGATGGCAGGAGAGGGTGGGGTGCCCGCCATGGCCACGGCCTTAGGTGGTGCAAGCCGCCGTGTTCGCGTCCAATCGTTTCTTTGAGAAAGAAGTTTTCGAAGATTAAAGTGTGTAGTAGGATGGATGGAATTGTTTGGTTTGGTTTGTCTTGGTGATCACGTTTGATGATGAAGCACCTCTCTCCCTTTTTGCCATGTAGTATTATTTCTTGATGTCCATTTAGGGAAGTTGAAGATCTAGTGTTTTTAGTGTTGTGTTAGTGATATGCCTTAAAAACCTTTACGCATGCCACAATGTTAACACGAGTTTCCctcgcaaaaataaaataaaatgttaaCATGAGTTAGCATTTTTTTTTTGCGAATCAAGTTAGCGCTCTTCCTATGTGGCTAATTTTAATTCAGGTTTGAACGGTTCTCATTCCAATTTTAATTATATCAAGTTTGTGTTCATGAACCCGAAGTGTTTAATATAGGTAATGTCATTACTAATCCTGGTATCCGGGAACAAACTAAAGAGAGATCTAGTGCTTGAACTAGAAGTCattataaaaatattttttattagcACTAGATAATCATCTGTGCGTTGCAGCGGGACATAAATATTCTACTATGTTAATTTATGATTTATCGAAAACTTAATTTGATTTGATAAACACCTTTGGCCTTTTTTTCCAAAGAAAAGTATAATTTTAGTTCAATAAAAGGCGGGACAATATAGCCGGTTAATAAATGAAAAAACACACAGACCGGAGGAATTGTTAGACTTTTTTTTTTACCAGATGTTGCACATGCTCGTAGTAACCCCCATCTCTGCACGTGGGACAATTAAAGGGCTGCAGGGAGGGGGTGACGCCTTCCCCTGCCGTGCCGCTGTCGGTCGCTCgtcgctccaccaccaccacgcatcGCCGGCCCTGTAGGAGACAAAAGTGCCATTTCAGAACCAGTGTCTCCCCTGCTGAAGCCCATCTCTCGCTCTCGCTCCTTGGTGGCTACAAAACCACAAGAGGCCAAGCGCCTGCGCGCTAGCTGCATCCATCCAGAGCCCAGAGCCAGAGGCATGCGGTGATGGAGTTCACGGGGCCGGAGCACGCCGCCGGGACGCCGCCCGGCACGCGCGCGCCCTCCGACGCCTCCTCGGGGAACAGCGGGGCGGCCGGGAGCTGGGAGGCGAGGTACCGCGAGTGCCTGCGCAACCACGCGGCCGCGCAGGGCGGGCACGCCGTGGATGGGTGCGGGGAGTTCATGCCCTCCGGCGCCCACGACCTCCTCAGGTGCGCCGCCTGCGGGTGCCACCGCAGCTTCCACCGCAGGGACGACGGGCAGCAGCACCCCCGCCTCTTCCTCCCCGCGCCCGCCGCCACGCCGACGACGGCTCCGCGCGTGCCGCTGCTCATGCCGCCTCCGCAGCACCACCACCCCTACGCGGCCGGCCACCCGCTCGCGCCGCCGTTCGCGTACAACCCCCACCACCACCAATACCAACGCACACCCAGCGGCGGTGGCACGACGACCGAGTCGTCCAGCGAGGAGCCCGGCCCGGGCCCGCCCTCGACGTCGGCTCCAGGGCAGGGGCACGGGCAGGCGCGGCGGCCGAAGCGGTTCCGGACGAGGTTCACGGCAGAGCAGAGGGGGCAGATGCTGGCGCTGGCGGAGCGGGTGGGGTGGCGGATGCTGAAACAAGACGAggccctggtggagcagctctgcGCGCAGGCTGGCGTCCGGCGGCAGGTCTTCAAGGTCTGGATGCACAACAACAAGCACCACAGGAGGCAGCCGCAGCCGCCACAGTcccaacagcagcaacaacaacggtAGGGTGCCCGTAGCCATGGGAGGGGACAAGCTCACGAATCCCCACATCATTATTTTTGTACTTCCGACAGGGGAAGAGGGATTAATTAAACAGGGGGACTGAAGTGAAGTGAAGCGAGGGGCTCTCTCTAATCTTCATCATTGTCTCCTAGTTTTACTTCTTGTTCTTGATCATGGTTCATGATCCTTGCTTGGTTTAATCCTTTTGTTTCTAGTTGATGCGTCAGTTAATTGGGATGATGAGGGCACTCAACGCGCATACGTACATTTGTCCTTATTTTCTACTGTACGTATTTGATTTGGCCTCTGAACAAGAAGATCAATTGACCACGGCAATTTCCTTCATGCCATCTTGCTCAAGACTAGATCTTTCATCTTCACTTGATCGATCGGTGGTGCTGTTATTTCTCGCTGTTCTTTCAAATGCAGAATCATCGATCATGTGGTTGGAGCTTAAAAAACCAGCACCGAATTATTTATCAGAGATTCAACGAGACAGTGATAAGACAAATCATGGACCTTTCTTGCTGACAAGTGAACAACTGGTACGAGCATGAATTGATTTAACATCAGCCATAATGTACTTACTGGGAACATATGCTTGAACGTGACTTAATTATCAGCACCAATTAAACTTAGCTGCATCAAGAACACATGCAGGAGTACTGTTCATCCGTGTGCGTCTATCTATCCTCCATTCGGTTGCTGTGCATTGTTGCAAGACTTTGCCGAAGAAGAGAAAAAAAAAATACAGATTATTACCAGGAAAGTTGAGAGTGAGCCCTTATCCAAACCAGATCCCTTAATTGGGCATGCATGCCGGTCAGTCACTCACATGGCCTATATTTGCCGAAGAAGAGGATACAAGGATTTCGCTTCATGGAACACAACTGCGAGGCCGGCCCATGCTGCCTGCAACTAACTGCAAGGGATGGGGGGATACAGCGGATAAGGACGCAGTAATGAGTACCCATCCAAGGAAGGATGATGAACCTGTCAGCGTCACTCAGATTTTGTGTTCTTGTTAGCCGTCACACTTCTGGGCTTCTGGCTGGACTACATGAACCTCCAACTAGATTTTGAGTGTTCTAGGTAGTCATTTGGATGGTTGGGCAGAGCAATAAGAGCAACTCgaacgcgccgacccaaatggacgcgcGCTTTGTTTGTTTTTTTGTCCGTTTGATCGCCCGCTCGCTCGTCGTCCGCTCCCTTTAGCGTTTGGGTCGGCTGTGCCACCAACACGGACCCATTTTCACCCTCGCGGCCGGCCAACCGTGTTTTTctcaaacaaaatacaaacatcTTACGTAGTTTCACAATCAaacaaatatactccctccgtctagtgaaAAATGTACATATATAAATTTTAGGAGAAATTATGGAGTggagtaaaaaatgcattggaaaggtgCAAGCCACTATCTCTCTGTGCCACCGACTGTCGGGCCAGGGGAGGAGTAGGCGGGCGGTGCGCGCATCCGccttgtgtccgcgccgacgcaaatgggGCCCAAATTTGGGCCTCGAATGGGTCGCCATGCGGACGAAAATCGGACGCACGTCCTTTTGGGCCCGCGCTATGGACGGACTTTTGTGTCCATTTTGACCCAAACGGACACGCGCAgacgaaatgggtcggcgcgttggagttctTCTATCGTCATGGACCTATTCCTCCCCCTACCATGGGCCCTCGAGGCCCTGCTTTCGA
This DNA window, taken from Triticum aestivum cultivar Chinese Spring chromosome 1D, IWGSC CS RefSeq v2.1, whole genome shotgun sequence, encodes the following:
- the LOC123161220 gene encoding long-chain-fatty-acid--AMP ligase FadD26, whose protein sequence is MATENYDPCYPDQPVVHRYLPLWARMPAFAAKPAFVWADDDAATGAMSSTAITYSELNAAVERLASGLLGTLRRGDTVLVLASPGLRLVKLLFACQRAGLTAVPVIPPDPSRPGPAHAQLLRAVSQTRPSAAVADARYVTAVASSSRLAAALSGLRWLSVDGLDEGEAGLPGAMAGHAGCGAGDAYLVQYTSGATGVPKPVVVTAGSAAHNVRAARRAYDLGPGSTIVSWLPQYHDCGLMFLLLTVVSGATCVLASPDAFLRRPRLWLELISEFKATCTPVPSFTLPLVLRRGGGRSASAHGLQLGSLRNLILINEPIYKACVDEFVAEFGRHGLRSESVSPSYGLAENCTFVSTAWRSTSGRVDGLPSYKKLLPSARLPSSRAHEASEIEIVVVDEKTGEPVRDGTEGEVWVSSPSNASGYLGHPSASHEAFCGRMPGRAGSRFVRTGDRGVVTGPERYLYVVGRSVDVVVSALDGHVHAHYVETAAFGSAPDRLRGGCIAAFTAPATTSSKEQMCVVAELQKGSRSDDHTSLCDGIRRSVWEAERVRVGRVMLVQSGAVPKTTSGKVRRGAAREKLVARRYPVVFEALYDNCDGEGSTRAVRNEDGEMEERCAASWMAGEGGVPAMATALGGASRRVRVQSFL
- the LOC123177626 gene encoding zinc-finger homeodomain protein 6; translation: MEFTGPEHAAGTPPGTRAPSDASSGNSGAAGSWEARYRECLRNHAAAQGGHAVDGCGEFMPSGAHDLLRCAACGCHRSFHRRDDGQQHPRLFLPAPAATPTTAPRVPLLMPPPQHHHPYAAGHPLAPPFAYNPHHHQYQRTPSGGGTTTESSSEEPGPGPPSTSAPGQGHGQARRPKRFRTRFTAEQRGQMLALAERVGWRMLKQDEALVEQLCAQAGVRRQVFKVWMHNNKHHRRQPQPPQSQQQQQQR